In Spinacia oleracea cultivar Varoflay chromosome 5, BTI_SOV_V1, whole genome shotgun sequence, a single window of DNA contains:
- the LOC110796219 gene encoding ATP-dependent DNA helicase SRS2-like protein At4g25120 isoform X2 → MNKENELNSPIPRIEEDSLTPEQRARISLRFRAAKALLSRKKPRFSTPPSAPLKTSSKIGNNFPTWAPKVERVPLKEINSVCLSASRVSERSASKYVGASSTVSNFGDRLFDSSTTSESKGCFRDEGISTPVIAQVQRSEFFSINQCSPVSCSLDDDFDSSIFEAIDLLCDGTHGSSVKKIERGVDTNQDHIPNNEADDGNDSNARSVSHTKLEIPQGVQGDVSQHLIRKENITHAKEFSGMPESYSKYLESLNEDQLDAASTDASTPLMVVAGPGSGKTSTMVGRILMLLNQGIGPSHILSMTFTTAAASEMRDRVAVVAGKEVGKALTISTFHSFSLQLCRAHADKLGRTSEFLIYGHGQQRRAVVEAVRLTESNSGIQSLDNCEKTNSSVDINIKDFKEKSQKWQKFVTQAKASGKTPDECRQKGDQFGATVLSNYNDILRSCNALDYHDLISCSAKLLTDYPEVLEECQASWKAIIVDEFQDTSSMQYGLLKLLVSHGQITIVGDDDQSIFSFNGADISGFDSFRKDFPCHKEVRLKKNYRSTRCIVEAAASLIKNNVNRCQLKQALTDNSSGSKITLKECYTESAQCAYVVDKILEAVLNSSETKCSFGNIAILYRRQVSGRVFQATFRDRKIPFNVHGVAFYRKKVIKAILAMAKTALPGCDDCPFRQAFKTLLPYDKEEKKKVIEHIDKISTIRKCSFISAASDIFNAKISGTFKRTQLSQGRKVLLTLEMISKLVYREQSISSVITSIANLLPQKYLLEQRAVISADGGKLLNEDNDLRSVLQYLLDDVTDFLSSELVPRQPLLDNIVENKGCIHMLQAFVDYISEREKENFRSRRQDNQDSVTLTTIHQSKGLEWDIVFIVKANDSEIPLLHEHNGIAKDRGNSLEEERRLLYVAMTRARKKLFILYVTVDSNWQVLHPSRFLQEIPAHLLEVQADLNLAVKEVPSVKIRPEVVELGGAVMGNNSPSFKIVEVSDDTRNIEASEELRNLESFSGNSFLKKFDVEDRALVSRLFHQWARKKAFQDPKRLLDKDILVALKSFLKCDEAFQFADYVIKWEQIPSDKRVHLTRERQEHFQKQRMETAMGSSSPTSKQIGYLHSLGCTIVPESKLHASRLIEQYKTL, encoded by the exons ATGAACAAAGAAAACGAGTTGAATTCGCCGATTCCGCGAATTGAAGAAGATTCACTAACACCCGAACAAAGAGCTCGAATTTCCCTCAGGTTCAGAGCTGCTAAAGCCCTTCTTTCTCGCAAGAAGCCTCGCTTTTCCACTCCTCCTTCTGCCCCTCTCAA GACTTCAAGTAAAATCGGTAACAACTTCCCAACTTGGGCTCCTAAGGTAGAGAGGGTTCCTCTCAAGGAGATAAATTCGGTGTGTCTATCTGCATCAAGGGTATCCGAAAGAAGTGCCAGTAAATATGTTGGAGCTTCTTCAACTGTGAGTAATTTTGGGGATAGGTTATTTGATAGTTCTACTACAAGCGAGAGCAAGGGGTGCTTCAGGGATGAGGGGATATCTACTCCAGTCATTGCACAAGTGCAAAGATCTGAATTCTTTAGTATAAATCAGTGTTCCCCAGTTTCTTGTTCTCTTGACGACGATTTTGACTCTTCAATTTTTGAAGCAATTGATTTGTTGTGTGATGGGACTCATGGAAGTTCAGTTAAAAAAATTGAGAGGGGAGTAGATACCAATCAGGATCATATCCCGAACAATGAAGCTGATGATGGGAATGACTCCAATGCGAGGTCCGTATCTCATACCAAGCTTGAAATTCCACAGGGTGTTCAAGGTGATGTTTCACAACATCTCATAAGGAAAGAAAACATAACACACGCGAAGGAGTTCTCAGGCATGCCAGAATCTTATTCTAAATATTTGGAGTCACTAAATGAGGATCAATTGGACGCTGCTTCTACTGATGCCTCAACACCATTGATGGTTGTTGCTGGTCCAGGAAGTGGAAAG ACGTCGACTATGGTTGGACGTATATTGATGCTGCTAAATCAG GGCATTGGTCCATCCCACATTCTGTCAATGACTTTCACAACAGCAGCGGCTTCTGAAATGAGAGATCGAGTTGCAGTAGTAGCTGGAAAGGAAGTTGGCAAAGCATTAACCATCAGCACCTTTCATTCATTTTCTCTGCAACTCTGCCGTGCTCATGCCGATAA GTTGGGTCGCACATCAGAATTCTTAATTTATGGGCATGGGCAACAAAGAAGAGCTGTTGTTGAGGCAGTTCGTTTAACCGAAAGCAATAGTGGCATACAAAGTCTTGACAATTGTGAGAAAACGAACTCTTCCGTGGATATAAATATCAAGGATTTCAAAGAGAAGTCCCAAAAATGGCAGAAATTTGTGACTCAG GCTAAAGCATCTGGTAAGACGCCAGATGAATGTCGTCAAAAGGGTGATCAATTTGGA GCTACAGTCCTGAGCAATTACAATGACATATTAAGATCTTGTAATGCTCTAGATTATCATGATTTGATCAGCTGCTCAGCTAAGCTGCTAACTGATTATCCTGAAG TCCTTGAGGAATGTCAAGCATCATGGAAAGCCATCATTGTAGATGAGTTTCAGGATACAAGTTCTATGCAATATGGCCTTTTGAAGCTTCTGGTATCCCATGGACAAATAACTATTGTTGGTGATGATGATCAG TCCATTTTTAGTTTTAATGGGGCTGACATTTCTGGATTTGACTCATTTCGAAAAGATTTCCCCTGCCACAAAGAG GTACGGCTAAAGAAAAACTATCGATCTACTCGCTGTATTGTTGAGGCTGCTGCTTCTCTAATTAAGAATAACGTAAACCGATGCCAACTGAAACAAGCACTTACGGATAATTCTTCTGGTTCTAAG ATAACATTAAAGGAGTGTTACACTGAGAGTGCACAATGTGCATATGTTGTAGATAAAATATTGGAAGCTGTGTTGAATTCTTCAGAAACTAAATGTTCTTTTGGAAATATTGCAATTCTTTACAGGAGGCAG GTCTCAGGCAGAGTATTCCAAGCAACCTTCCGTGATAGGAAAATTCCTTTTAATGTCCATGGTGTTGCCTTCTATAGGAAAAAG GTAATAAAAGCAATCTTGGCTATGGCTAAGACAGCTTTGCCTGGGTGTGACGATTGCCCGTTTCGCCAAGCATTCAAAACTTTGTTGCCATATGacaaagaagagaaaaagaag GTTATAGAACACATTGATAAAATATCAACTATAAGGAAGTGCAGCTTTATTTCAGCTGCTTCAGACATATTTAATGCAAAGATATCGGGTACCTTCAAGAG AACTCAACTCAGCCAAGGAAGAAAAGTGCTGCTGACACTAGAGATGATATCGAAACTTGTTTATCGG GAACAATCAATATCATCCGTCATTACATCTATTGCGAACCTCCTCCCTCAG AAATACCTTCTTGAACAACGGGCAGTAATTAGTGCTGATGGAGGAAAATTACTGAATGAGGACAATGACCTCAGATCT GTTCTTCAATATTTACTAGATGATGTAACTGATTTTTTATCTTCCGAACTTGTTCCAAGACAACCTTTACTTGACAATATTGTGGAAAACAAAGGTTGCATTCATATGCTTCAGGCTTTTGTGGACTATATATCTGAAAGAGAGAAGGAAAATTTCCGTTCAAGGAGACAAGATAATCAAGATTCCGTCACACTGACTACCATTCACCAG tcaAAAGGTTTGGAATGGGACATTGTATTCATAGTGAAG GCAAATGATTCGGAAATTCCACTCTTACATGAGCATAATGGCATTGCCAAGGATAGAGGAAATTCTCTTGAG GAAGAACGGCGACTATTGTATGTGGCTATGACTCGTGCTCGAAAAAAGCTTTTTATCTTGTATGTGACAGTGGACTCAAACTGGCAG GTGCTTCATCCTTCTCGCTTTCTTCAAGAAATTCCTGCGCATCTACTAGAGGTTCAG GCTGACTTGAATTTAGCTGTAAAGGAAGTACCATCTGTCAAAATCCGGCCTGAAGTTGTGGAACTCGGGGGAGCTGTAATGGGAAATAATTCTCCTAGCTTCAAAATAGTTGAAGTGTCGGATGATACAAGAAATATAGAAGCATCCGAGGAGCTGAGAAACTTAGAATCGTTCAGTGGAAATAGTTTTTTGAAAAA GTTTGATGTGGAGGACCGAGCACTTGTTTCACGTTTATTTCATCAATGGGCCAGGAAAAAGGCCTTTCAAGACCCCAAGAGGTTACTTGACAAG gaTATTTTGGTTGCACTAAAGTCATTCTTGAAATGTGATGAAGCATTTCAATTTGCTGACTAT GTTATAAAGTGGGAACAGATACCATCTGACAAGCGCGTGCACTTGACAAGGGAAAGACAG GAACATTTCCAGAAACAGCGAATGGAGACTGCAATGGGATCATCATCGCCAACTTCAAAGCAG ATTGGTTATCTGCATAGCTTGGGCTGTACAATCGTCCCTGAATCAAAGCTGCATGCTTCGCGGTTGATAGAGCAATACAAGACTCTTTAG
- the LOC110796219 gene encoding ATP-dependent DNA helicase SRS2-like protein At4g25120 isoform X3 translates to MNKENELNSPIPRIEEDSLTPEQRARISLRFRAAKALLSRKKPRFSTPPSAPLKTSSKIGNNFPTWAPKVERVPLKEINSVCLSASRVSERSASKYVGASSTVSNFGDRLFDSSTTSESKGCFRDEGISTPVIAQVQRSEFFSINQCSPVSCSLDDDFDSSIFEAIDLLCDGTHGSSVKKIERGVDTNQDHIPNNEADDGNDSNARSVSHTKLEIPQGVQGDVSQHLIRKENITHAKEFSGMPESYSKYLESLNEDQLDAASTDASTPLMVVAGPGSGKTSTMVGRILMLLNQGIGPSHILSMTFTTAAASEMRDRVAVVAGKEVGKALTISTFHSFSLQLCRAHADKLGRTSEFLIYGHGQQRRAVVEAVRLTESNSGIQSLDNCEKTNSSVDINIKDFKEKSQKWQKFVTQAKASGKTPDECRQKGDQFGATVLSNYNDILRSCNALDYHDLISCSAKLLTDYPEVLEECQASWKAIIVDEFQDTSSMQYGLLKLLVSHGQITIVGDDDQSIFSFNGADISGFDSFRKDFPCHKEVRLKKNYRSTRCIVEAAASLIKNNVNRCQLKQALTDNSSGSKITLKECYTESAQCAYVVDKILEAVLNSSETKCSFGNIAILYRRQVSGRVFQATFRDRKIPFNVHGVAFYRKKVIKAILAMAKTALPGCDDCPFRQAFKTLLPYDKEEKKKVIEHIDKISTIRKCSFISAASDIFNAKISGTFKRTQLSQGRKVLLTLEMISKLVYREQSISSVITSIANLLPQKYLLEQRAVISADGGKLLNEDNDLRSVLQYLLDDVTDFLSSELVPRQPLLDNIVENKGCIHMLQAFVDYISEREKENFRSRRQDNQDSVTLTTIHQSKGLEWDIVFIVKANDSEIPLLHEHNGIAKDRGNSLEVLHPSRFLQEIPAHLLEVQADLNLAVKEVPSVKIRPEVVELGGAVMGNNSPSFKIVEVSDDTRNIEASEELRNLESFSGNSFLKKFDVEDRALVSRLFHQWARKKAFQDPKRLLDKVNFVINERLRVKKGNNKDILVALKSFLKCDEAFQFADYVIKWEQIPSDKRVHLTRERQEHFQKQRMETAMGSSSPTSKQIGYLHSLGCTIVPESKLHASRLIEQYKTL, encoded by the exons ATGAACAAAGAAAACGAGTTGAATTCGCCGATTCCGCGAATTGAAGAAGATTCACTAACACCCGAACAAAGAGCTCGAATTTCCCTCAGGTTCAGAGCTGCTAAAGCCCTTCTTTCTCGCAAGAAGCCTCGCTTTTCCACTCCTCCTTCTGCCCCTCTCAA GACTTCAAGTAAAATCGGTAACAACTTCCCAACTTGGGCTCCTAAGGTAGAGAGGGTTCCTCTCAAGGAGATAAATTCGGTGTGTCTATCTGCATCAAGGGTATCCGAAAGAAGTGCCAGTAAATATGTTGGAGCTTCTTCAACTGTGAGTAATTTTGGGGATAGGTTATTTGATAGTTCTACTACAAGCGAGAGCAAGGGGTGCTTCAGGGATGAGGGGATATCTACTCCAGTCATTGCACAAGTGCAAAGATCTGAATTCTTTAGTATAAATCAGTGTTCCCCAGTTTCTTGTTCTCTTGACGACGATTTTGACTCTTCAATTTTTGAAGCAATTGATTTGTTGTGTGATGGGACTCATGGAAGTTCAGTTAAAAAAATTGAGAGGGGAGTAGATACCAATCAGGATCATATCCCGAACAATGAAGCTGATGATGGGAATGACTCCAATGCGAGGTCCGTATCTCATACCAAGCTTGAAATTCCACAGGGTGTTCAAGGTGATGTTTCACAACATCTCATAAGGAAAGAAAACATAACACACGCGAAGGAGTTCTCAGGCATGCCAGAATCTTATTCTAAATATTTGGAGTCACTAAATGAGGATCAATTGGACGCTGCTTCTACTGATGCCTCAACACCATTGATGGTTGTTGCTGGTCCAGGAAGTGGAAAG ACGTCGACTATGGTTGGACGTATATTGATGCTGCTAAATCAG GGCATTGGTCCATCCCACATTCTGTCAATGACTTTCACAACAGCAGCGGCTTCTGAAATGAGAGATCGAGTTGCAGTAGTAGCTGGAAAGGAAGTTGGCAAAGCATTAACCATCAGCACCTTTCATTCATTTTCTCTGCAACTCTGCCGTGCTCATGCCGATAA GTTGGGTCGCACATCAGAATTCTTAATTTATGGGCATGGGCAACAAAGAAGAGCTGTTGTTGAGGCAGTTCGTTTAACCGAAAGCAATAGTGGCATACAAAGTCTTGACAATTGTGAGAAAACGAACTCTTCCGTGGATATAAATATCAAGGATTTCAAAGAGAAGTCCCAAAAATGGCAGAAATTTGTGACTCAG GCTAAAGCATCTGGTAAGACGCCAGATGAATGTCGTCAAAAGGGTGATCAATTTGGA GCTACAGTCCTGAGCAATTACAATGACATATTAAGATCTTGTAATGCTCTAGATTATCATGATTTGATCAGCTGCTCAGCTAAGCTGCTAACTGATTATCCTGAAG TCCTTGAGGAATGTCAAGCATCATGGAAAGCCATCATTGTAGATGAGTTTCAGGATACAAGTTCTATGCAATATGGCCTTTTGAAGCTTCTGGTATCCCATGGACAAATAACTATTGTTGGTGATGATGATCAG TCCATTTTTAGTTTTAATGGGGCTGACATTTCTGGATTTGACTCATTTCGAAAAGATTTCCCCTGCCACAAAGAG GTACGGCTAAAGAAAAACTATCGATCTACTCGCTGTATTGTTGAGGCTGCTGCTTCTCTAATTAAGAATAACGTAAACCGATGCCAACTGAAACAAGCACTTACGGATAATTCTTCTGGTTCTAAG ATAACATTAAAGGAGTGTTACACTGAGAGTGCACAATGTGCATATGTTGTAGATAAAATATTGGAAGCTGTGTTGAATTCTTCAGAAACTAAATGTTCTTTTGGAAATATTGCAATTCTTTACAGGAGGCAG GTCTCAGGCAGAGTATTCCAAGCAACCTTCCGTGATAGGAAAATTCCTTTTAATGTCCATGGTGTTGCCTTCTATAGGAAAAAG GTAATAAAAGCAATCTTGGCTATGGCTAAGACAGCTTTGCCTGGGTGTGACGATTGCCCGTTTCGCCAAGCATTCAAAACTTTGTTGCCATATGacaaagaagagaaaaagaag GTTATAGAACACATTGATAAAATATCAACTATAAGGAAGTGCAGCTTTATTTCAGCTGCTTCAGACATATTTAATGCAAAGATATCGGGTACCTTCAAGAG AACTCAACTCAGCCAAGGAAGAAAAGTGCTGCTGACACTAGAGATGATATCGAAACTTGTTTATCGG GAACAATCAATATCATCCGTCATTACATCTATTGCGAACCTCCTCCCTCAG AAATACCTTCTTGAACAACGGGCAGTAATTAGTGCTGATGGAGGAAAATTACTGAATGAGGACAATGACCTCAGATCT GTTCTTCAATATTTACTAGATGATGTAACTGATTTTTTATCTTCCGAACTTGTTCCAAGACAACCTTTACTTGACAATATTGTGGAAAACAAAGGTTGCATTCATATGCTTCAGGCTTTTGTGGACTATATATCTGAAAGAGAGAAGGAAAATTTCCGTTCAAGGAGACAAGATAATCAAGATTCCGTCACACTGACTACCATTCACCAG tcaAAAGGTTTGGAATGGGACATTGTATTCATAGTGAAG GCAAATGATTCGGAAATTCCACTCTTACATGAGCATAATGGCATTGCCAAGGATAGAGGAAATTCTCTTGAG GTGCTTCATCCTTCTCGCTTTCTTCAAGAAATTCCTGCGCATCTACTAGAGGTTCAG GCTGACTTGAATTTAGCTGTAAAGGAAGTACCATCTGTCAAAATCCGGCCTGAAGTTGTGGAACTCGGGGGAGCTGTAATGGGAAATAATTCTCCTAGCTTCAAAATAGTTGAAGTGTCGGATGATACAAGAAATATAGAAGCATCCGAGGAGCTGAGAAACTTAGAATCGTTCAGTGGAAATAGTTTTTTGAAAAA GTTTGATGTGGAGGACCGAGCACTTGTTTCACGTTTATTTCATCAATGGGCCAGGAAAAAGGCCTTTCAAGACCCCAAGAGGTTACTTGACAAG GTCAACTTTGTAATCAACGAACGTTTGAGAGTcaagaaagggaacaacaag gaTATTTTGGTTGCACTAAAGTCATTCTTGAAATGTGATGAAGCATTTCAATTTGCTGACTAT GTTATAAAGTGGGAACAGATACCATCTGACAAGCGCGTGCACTTGACAAGGGAAAGACAG GAACATTTCCAGAAACAGCGAATGGAGACTGCAATGGGATCATCATCGCCAACTTCAAAGCAG ATTGGTTATCTGCATAGCTTGGGCTGTACAATCGTCCCTGAATCAAAGCTGCATGCTTCGCGGTTGATAGAGCAATACAAGACTCTTTAG
- the LOC110796219 gene encoding ATP-dependent DNA helicase SRS2-like protein At4g25120 isoform X1 produces the protein MNKENELNSPIPRIEEDSLTPEQRARISLRFRAAKALLSRKKPRFSTPPSAPLKTSSKIGNNFPTWAPKVERVPLKEINSVCLSASRVSERSASKYVGASSTVSNFGDRLFDSSTTSESKGCFRDEGISTPVIAQVQRSEFFSINQCSPVSCSLDDDFDSSIFEAIDLLCDGTHGSSVKKIERGVDTNQDHIPNNEADDGNDSNARSVSHTKLEIPQGVQGDVSQHLIRKENITHAKEFSGMPESYSKYLESLNEDQLDAASTDASTPLMVVAGPGSGKTSTMVGRILMLLNQGIGPSHILSMTFTTAAASEMRDRVAVVAGKEVGKALTISTFHSFSLQLCRAHADKLGRTSEFLIYGHGQQRRAVVEAVRLTESNSGIQSLDNCEKTNSSVDINIKDFKEKSQKWQKFVTQAKASGKTPDECRQKGDQFGATVLSNYNDILRSCNALDYHDLISCSAKLLTDYPEVLEECQASWKAIIVDEFQDTSSMQYGLLKLLVSHGQITIVGDDDQSIFSFNGADISGFDSFRKDFPCHKEVRLKKNYRSTRCIVEAAASLIKNNVNRCQLKQALTDNSSGSKITLKECYTESAQCAYVVDKILEAVLNSSETKCSFGNIAILYRRQVSGRVFQATFRDRKIPFNVHGVAFYRKKVIKAILAMAKTALPGCDDCPFRQAFKTLLPYDKEEKKKVIEHIDKISTIRKCSFISAASDIFNAKISGTFKRTQLSQGRKVLLTLEMISKLVYREQSISSVITSIANLLPQKYLLEQRAVISADGGKLLNEDNDLRSVLQYLLDDVTDFLSSELVPRQPLLDNIVENKGCIHMLQAFVDYISEREKENFRSRRQDNQDSVTLTTIHQSKGLEWDIVFIVKANDSEIPLLHEHNGIAKDRGNSLEEERRLLYVAMTRARKKLFILYVTVDSNWQVLHPSRFLQEIPAHLLEVQADLNLAVKEVPSVKIRPEVVELGGAVMGNNSPSFKIVEVSDDTRNIEASEELRNLESFSGNSFLKKFDVEDRALVSRLFHQWARKKAFQDPKRLLDKVNFVINERLRVKKGNNKDILVALKSFLKCDEAFQFADYVIKWEQIPSDKRVHLTRERQEHFQKQRMETAMGSSSPTSKQIGYLHSLGCTIVPESKLHASRLIEQYKTL, from the exons ATGAACAAAGAAAACGAGTTGAATTCGCCGATTCCGCGAATTGAAGAAGATTCACTAACACCCGAACAAAGAGCTCGAATTTCCCTCAGGTTCAGAGCTGCTAAAGCCCTTCTTTCTCGCAAGAAGCCTCGCTTTTCCACTCCTCCTTCTGCCCCTCTCAA GACTTCAAGTAAAATCGGTAACAACTTCCCAACTTGGGCTCCTAAGGTAGAGAGGGTTCCTCTCAAGGAGATAAATTCGGTGTGTCTATCTGCATCAAGGGTATCCGAAAGAAGTGCCAGTAAATATGTTGGAGCTTCTTCAACTGTGAGTAATTTTGGGGATAGGTTATTTGATAGTTCTACTACAAGCGAGAGCAAGGGGTGCTTCAGGGATGAGGGGATATCTACTCCAGTCATTGCACAAGTGCAAAGATCTGAATTCTTTAGTATAAATCAGTGTTCCCCAGTTTCTTGTTCTCTTGACGACGATTTTGACTCTTCAATTTTTGAAGCAATTGATTTGTTGTGTGATGGGACTCATGGAAGTTCAGTTAAAAAAATTGAGAGGGGAGTAGATACCAATCAGGATCATATCCCGAACAATGAAGCTGATGATGGGAATGACTCCAATGCGAGGTCCGTATCTCATACCAAGCTTGAAATTCCACAGGGTGTTCAAGGTGATGTTTCACAACATCTCATAAGGAAAGAAAACATAACACACGCGAAGGAGTTCTCAGGCATGCCAGAATCTTATTCTAAATATTTGGAGTCACTAAATGAGGATCAATTGGACGCTGCTTCTACTGATGCCTCAACACCATTGATGGTTGTTGCTGGTCCAGGAAGTGGAAAG ACGTCGACTATGGTTGGACGTATATTGATGCTGCTAAATCAG GGCATTGGTCCATCCCACATTCTGTCAATGACTTTCACAACAGCAGCGGCTTCTGAAATGAGAGATCGAGTTGCAGTAGTAGCTGGAAAGGAAGTTGGCAAAGCATTAACCATCAGCACCTTTCATTCATTTTCTCTGCAACTCTGCCGTGCTCATGCCGATAA GTTGGGTCGCACATCAGAATTCTTAATTTATGGGCATGGGCAACAAAGAAGAGCTGTTGTTGAGGCAGTTCGTTTAACCGAAAGCAATAGTGGCATACAAAGTCTTGACAATTGTGAGAAAACGAACTCTTCCGTGGATATAAATATCAAGGATTTCAAAGAGAAGTCCCAAAAATGGCAGAAATTTGTGACTCAG GCTAAAGCATCTGGTAAGACGCCAGATGAATGTCGTCAAAAGGGTGATCAATTTGGA GCTACAGTCCTGAGCAATTACAATGACATATTAAGATCTTGTAATGCTCTAGATTATCATGATTTGATCAGCTGCTCAGCTAAGCTGCTAACTGATTATCCTGAAG TCCTTGAGGAATGTCAAGCATCATGGAAAGCCATCATTGTAGATGAGTTTCAGGATACAAGTTCTATGCAATATGGCCTTTTGAAGCTTCTGGTATCCCATGGACAAATAACTATTGTTGGTGATGATGATCAG TCCATTTTTAGTTTTAATGGGGCTGACATTTCTGGATTTGACTCATTTCGAAAAGATTTCCCCTGCCACAAAGAG GTACGGCTAAAGAAAAACTATCGATCTACTCGCTGTATTGTTGAGGCTGCTGCTTCTCTAATTAAGAATAACGTAAACCGATGCCAACTGAAACAAGCACTTACGGATAATTCTTCTGGTTCTAAG ATAACATTAAAGGAGTGTTACACTGAGAGTGCACAATGTGCATATGTTGTAGATAAAATATTGGAAGCTGTGTTGAATTCTTCAGAAACTAAATGTTCTTTTGGAAATATTGCAATTCTTTACAGGAGGCAG GTCTCAGGCAGAGTATTCCAAGCAACCTTCCGTGATAGGAAAATTCCTTTTAATGTCCATGGTGTTGCCTTCTATAGGAAAAAG GTAATAAAAGCAATCTTGGCTATGGCTAAGACAGCTTTGCCTGGGTGTGACGATTGCCCGTTTCGCCAAGCATTCAAAACTTTGTTGCCATATGacaaagaagagaaaaagaag GTTATAGAACACATTGATAAAATATCAACTATAAGGAAGTGCAGCTTTATTTCAGCTGCTTCAGACATATTTAATGCAAAGATATCGGGTACCTTCAAGAG AACTCAACTCAGCCAAGGAAGAAAAGTGCTGCTGACACTAGAGATGATATCGAAACTTGTTTATCGG GAACAATCAATATCATCCGTCATTACATCTATTGCGAACCTCCTCCCTCAG AAATACCTTCTTGAACAACGGGCAGTAATTAGTGCTGATGGAGGAAAATTACTGAATGAGGACAATGACCTCAGATCT GTTCTTCAATATTTACTAGATGATGTAACTGATTTTTTATCTTCCGAACTTGTTCCAAGACAACCTTTACTTGACAATATTGTGGAAAACAAAGGTTGCATTCATATGCTTCAGGCTTTTGTGGACTATATATCTGAAAGAGAGAAGGAAAATTTCCGTTCAAGGAGACAAGATAATCAAGATTCCGTCACACTGACTACCATTCACCAG tcaAAAGGTTTGGAATGGGACATTGTATTCATAGTGAAG GCAAATGATTCGGAAATTCCACTCTTACATGAGCATAATGGCATTGCCAAGGATAGAGGAAATTCTCTTGAG GAAGAACGGCGACTATTGTATGTGGCTATGACTCGTGCTCGAAAAAAGCTTTTTATCTTGTATGTGACAGTGGACTCAAACTGGCAG GTGCTTCATCCTTCTCGCTTTCTTCAAGAAATTCCTGCGCATCTACTAGAGGTTCAG GCTGACTTGAATTTAGCTGTAAAGGAAGTACCATCTGTCAAAATCCGGCCTGAAGTTGTGGAACTCGGGGGAGCTGTAATGGGAAATAATTCTCCTAGCTTCAAAATAGTTGAAGTGTCGGATGATACAAGAAATATAGAAGCATCCGAGGAGCTGAGAAACTTAGAATCGTTCAGTGGAAATAGTTTTTTGAAAAA GTTTGATGTGGAGGACCGAGCACTTGTTTCACGTTTATTTCATCAATGGGCCAGGAAAAAGGCCTTTCAAGACCCCAAGAGGTTACTTGACAAG GTCAACTTTGTAATCAACGAACGTTTGAGAGTcaagaaagggaacaacaag gaTATTTTGGTTGCACTAAAGTCATTCTTGAAATGTGATGAAGCATTTCAATTTGCTGACTAT GTTATAAAGTGGGAACAGATACCATCTGACAAGCGCGTGCACTTGACAAGGGAAAGACAG GAACATTTCCAGAAACAGCGAATGGAGACTGCAATGGGATCATCATCGCCAACTTCAAAGCAG ATTGGTTATCTGCATAGCTTGGGCTGTACAATCGTCCCTGAATCAAAGCTGCATGCTTCGCGGTTGATAGAGCAATACAAGACTCTTTAG